DNA sequence from the Vicia villosa cultivar HV-30 ecotype Madison, WI linkage group LG3, Vvil1.0, whole genome shotgun sequence genome:
TTGCTAGAGGGAAAGCGTGTGATGATACAACAATAATGACTTATGTAACACCTGATATCGAAAAGGACGAGGAGTGGTCGCTGGCACACAAGACATGAAATGAGCGGCTCCTAGCAACTTCTAGGAAAAAATTAAATTCACATCGAAAGAGTGGAATCTATAGCCCGTGTAGGAATGAGATTGCATAGTTAAAGGaatgcttataaggattgattgatactacctataccaacaagatgcatcttctttttggtaACCTAACAAATAAGAAATTCATAGTTAaatgtgcttgacttggagtagtatttggatgagTCAGTTGGTAATCTTGAAAGCAGTCTAggtgttacaaatggtatcagagcatacCTTTCCCAACTCATTGTGATTTGGAGATGAACCAAGCAAAAGTTGatgggcatgtaacaccccaaGCCGAAGAAAACGGGGAGTGGTCCCCGATGCATAAGGCATAACAATGAGCGGCTCCTAGCAGCTTCTAGGTAAAAACCAAATTCACATTGGAATGAGAGGGTTTCTGAGGATTGATtgatactacctataccaacaagatgcatttCCTTTTCGATAATCTAACAAATAAGAACTTCATAGTTAAACGAGCTTGACTTGGTGTAGTAATTGGATGGGTGACCTTTTGGGAAGTTCTCCAAAAGTGTGTCAGTGAgaacaaagcatgctgaaaagacccgtgttggtttgtgaggTCAATTGGTAACcttgaaagcagtctggggcgttataACTTACCCTTGGGACACCTAATTGGCCTTTTCCCTATGGAACATGTTGAAACATGCAAAATTTTTCACATTTTATTTGAAACCTAAAGACCTTTGACAACCCCTAGTTTTTCTCCCTATTTAAGGAGACAAGAACCATCTTTTTATTTTTGTCACGAACTTCCTTCTCTAGGGTTTGCAAATCGCTTATCCTTCCCTGGgtaattttctctcttttctgtCTTTTTGCCTCATGGGCCTTCTTCTCAGCATTACTTTCCTCGCCATTGATGTAACATTCTACTTGTGTTTACTACCTCATCTAACATTGTTGTTTATTTGTGGGTGATGGATTCGTTAAAGTGTCCCATCTTGATCCTATTCTGAAATGCTCATACGAACATTTCTTGTTTGGGATGGATCACCCTGATGGTCATTTTATTAAAGCGGGAGAGATATCCTTTTCAAGACTATGATGGGCCTTGACGTATGTTGAACAAACTGGTGGTGGTTAGCTTTCGGTGCCTGTTTGTGGTGAATTGATAGACTAGTTTCTTCACCAGGTTTTAATAGCTAGTGACAGAGAGCCTGGGAAGGCCCATGTACCATCTTAGGGCAATCTAAATGTTTCATTTTAAAGAGTCAGACGCTCAAATGATGGTCATATGAGTGTTGATGGAGGCTATATGCCCGTATGGGTCACAATATCCATCGAAGTTAGCCAACGATGATAGCTTAAAGTTCTCAGGGGCGGACGCCTCCCATATGTCGTCTGGCAGAGTTTACGGGTCAAATGCTTTCATTTCATCCACCATATCAGTCCCTTTGTTGACGTTGTTGGATAGGTTGAACGTTATTTTCGAAAGTTCGGTTCTAACAGCAAAGGTTGCTCATAGCGGCGGGAGTCTCCGCTATGACACTTTCCTAGTCAGAGTCTTCGCTGGTCAGAATAGCTATCTTCCCATTTGCCATGATGTGGGATGAGTGCAAAGGCCGTATTCCAGTTGAATTCAATGAGGGTTCCCTAAGTTAGTTTTGTCGAGACTCCACAGTGGGCGCCAATTCTACAAGATAAAAGTACAATATGCTTAATAACCCCTGGTATATAAGGATTGTCAGAGGATTTATTGTAGTTAAGGTATGGAGAGCCAGCTCACCAGAGGTGAGTGGATGTTGTATAGGTTTAGACCTTGGTGTTATTGGTTATCCCCTTTAGTATGATGTTAGTGATGTATTTATAGCACATAGGTGTTATTAAGTCTCATGAATTCCTATGTAAAATCTGTTGACTAAGTATATGCTCTATACACGATTGTGCGTTATGAACCGGAAAATTAGAAACTCATGTGACACATCTGAACAAGAAGCACTCGAACTGATAAAGGATGCTCGAACCAATACAAAGGCGACTCGAGAAGGACGAAAGGCCAATAATATGTCCTCCGCCTCGCCCCCAGGTCTCTCCAAATTATATCACTACATAATCCCATCAAGCACGAGAGCTCATAGAGGCCGAAGTGTTTTTACTCCCGACTCATCTTTAGACCTTCTTGATGAGCCTTGTTGAGGCTTTGATCATGCCTTTAGGTCTTGAATGTTCCATCCGGGCGAGACTTGGCTGAATCCTCTAAGCGAGACTAAGTTGAGTCTCACAGGCGATACTTAGTTGAGTACCTCATCGTTAAAATATCTTATTTTATATGAGTTGCATGTGTTAATTTTATAATAAGTATATTATATAAACTTGTCTAAGTATTAGATGAAATCTTCACAATGTATATTTTTACATATAAATTCAGAATTTAACTATGTTAAGTGAAAATTTATATAGAACACATTggtaatttaaaaatgaaaaaaaaaaactaaaattggtaattaattattattttttaatggcaaaataaatatataacaataagAGGTAAAAATCATGATAGAATATAAAGGAATATAAATGAATAGTAAGACGTCTCATAAGATAACacataaaagtgaaaaaaaaacaataatataagatgaaaatataacaaaaaatagAACTCAACAAATGCAATAAAGAGTAAAACCATAAAAACCAACTCAGCCCCTACAATGCTCCATATCAAAATAAGGAGCCAAAATAGCTTTCAAGTTAGTTGAACCATAAACATTAGAACAAATACctctaaaaaaagaaaagagaaagtttTATGCACTTTAGATCAAATAAGAAATCTCAACCTGCTATTGATTAATCTAAATGATATGGTTCTAAAGCCAGTTTGAGAAGGTGCGTGAATTCTCCTTTtatctacaaaaaaaaaacatttccaaACCTAAAAGATACTTTTTTCCTCcatttctttcacatttgtcATATGATTAGAAAATATAGTATCAATTTAAGCcttcaaaatagtataaaccatAGCATATTAAATCATGGTAAAACCATTCTTATATTTCAACCTATTGCCTAAAGagaaaaaactttcaaaaagaagaCTAGGATTTTGAGGAAGAGCTCTTTGCCACCCCAATCACTTAAAGATATTATACCAAACACTATTATTTAAGTTGTAGGTGACGAACAGATGTGAAGCCGACTAAATTAAACCTCCAGTAGGGTCAAGAATCACATTTCTCTTGAACAAATTTTCTCGTAAATGGAATCTATCAAGCGAAAATTGACAAGAGAAAACAATCACCTTATATGGGGTCCAACTATACCAAACAAGGGGGAGATTCAGGTTGGCAGGAAAGAATGAGAGGTAgacaaaattataaatatatggcAAAACATGATAAGCATAGGACACTGAGAATATATCGTCCTTTGAAAACATCCAAACCCATCGATCATTATCTAAGGAAAAAATACGACCCAAAAGGAGAGAAAGGAAGTTTGCAATAATTGGCTCCTCATGAATGAAGAACGACACTTTCCACCTAAAATTGAAAGTAAGAATCTCATCTACCCATCGACATATCTCTCCCACACCCCCTCAAGAAAATCAAAGATAGTAAATAATCGAGGGAACCTACTTTTAAGATACTACTAACACAAGGACCTGCCTAAAAAGAGGCCGGAAACCCTTATCCACTTTCTTTAAAGTTCCATCCACAAACTAGTTAGAGAGATCTAaaaagcctaaaaataaattttaaccaATAAAGGAAACTCCTTTCCACTAGAGGAGGAACCATTTTGGAAGCACGAGACTTTACCCCTGCCTTTCTTAAAAGAGGTGACAATTATATCACCATATCTAACAACCAAGATATCTCGCCAAAGACCAGAGGCTCTAAAGATAAGTCTCCACCTTTATTTAACTCAGAGCTTAGTTTATAAATCAGAGATTCCTAACTCTTAAACCACATTTTCTCTTAGGTTTACACACATTTGCCCATTTAAGAGACTTAAGTGTCTCCTTTCATACTTTCCCAAAGAAATTTTCTTCGGATCAACACAATTTCCCCTCAAACATTCACTAGTAATAAATAAAACGGGAAGAAGATATGATTAGCATTAACACATAATTAAGTAAGATAATTCGGCTCCCTAAGTTAGTATACATATGCCTCCAAAAACTAAATATTTTCAATAGCATATTGACAACGGGATCACAAGTTGCTTCTCGGTTAAATCATATTCAATATAAtacttattaaaatataataattaaataatatttaaatataaaatagtttaacattttgttataattaaattattccgCAATGTTTCCATCATTActatatttactttttttttttttttgtgaaatggAGGGCCGGAAGTCCAAGAAGAGAAATTTACAGTGAAGTTAACCTCATAATCGAAGTTACTATGTttccttttaattatataaaaaatcaactataaaatttatttaatgtatctataatatttaatttaatgatGGATATttgaagaagaataaaaaaaatgtggCGGATtcactttattattttttaaattttgaaaaagagaaaatacataaaagtaaATGCAATTATTAAATTACTTTAGAAAAAATGgtcaaaatatttgttttagtCAAGTCACAGGGCAGTGTACTGTTTAATTCACCATATTAAGTTTTAATaaaagggtaatgctaacgagtgccccaggggtactggttaaaagataaaaaagataagttgaacattgtttaataaagtaaaGAAGATATGTTTTTatccaaaatatatgtattaaatggattgaaaatataaattattaatttttttttaaagaagattAGGTGTATTCAATTCATTGAATCtagaatattttcttaatttggaatgcttaaccagtgcccctggggcactcgttagcatgacccttaataAAATTtacaattcatctcttcaacaATCATGTATACAATACTAATATATATTATTTCCTTATTAATAGTTCAATTGGCAGACATTGAATTCGATTGATTCAAATTTTTTATGTAAATGATCTttgtttagaaaaatataaagaatttctaaattttttaaataaaatacaattttaataatttgcataaaataatattttagagGTTTCATGATTTtcttataattaattttagatgttaaaattttaaaaaattacttaaattgaatatttttttaaaaatcatattaattGATATATAATCGCTTttctaaaaaaatgatttttctttaattttgattttgttttaatcTTACATATGTGTATTTATGCTATTAGATAATAAAAGAAATCTTTGACTttataaaaaaatcttaaaataatttttactatttcaatctttttatcaaaaacattttttagaaaaatcattttttaaaatttaaaacaaactgACTCATTATATAATCTGGTCTCTTGTCAAATGTTCATCCCTATGTTGGATTTGTGCTAACAGTTACAAGATGTTTCAATCTCTAGTTATGGTTGTTATGTTGGTGAGTTGTACAGAGAGATACACAATAGTAGAAGCAGGTGAATACACACTCGAATCAGTGAGAGAGTCTTTAATCAGACAAGAAGATACaataatatttagtttgattgagAGAGCAAAGTTTCCTCTCAATTCTCTCACATACCAACAAAACTACTCTTCCATTCCCAACTTTTCTAGTTCCTTGTTTGATTTCATTATACACCATATAGAGAACATTCAAGCCAAGGTATAATTGTTTCTCCTtgtgtgtttttttgtttttgttttataccaccggtttagtccccggttcgggggcgagttctggcatcaagtggttccatccccctcccgatcgcagttgcgggggatcgaaccgtggttctccctaccaagtccagcgtcaatcaccactggaccaactaacgattggttgtgtgcttatttttttttttggctttataccaccggtttagtccggttcgggggcgagttctggcatcaagtggttccatcccccttccgatcgcagttgcggaggatcgaaccgtggttctccctaccaagtccaacgccaatcaccactggaccaactaacgattggttgtGTGCTTATTTTTTTATGTTCACATCTTTGTGTATAGATCGTTAAAAATTTGGGTACACTAATTAATAACTCTATCATTGTGGAGTCAAGGGCCAAATACCCTTTCATGTTTAAGTCTTATAATAAAAAGTGTCTATCATTTTTTTCTATAATTGCATCCTTTATATATCTGTCTTGGTCTCCATATTTAAGATCAATAAAAATCATTTAAGAAGATTGTCTCCTTTTGATGGATCTCAGTGGTCGTGGCGATGATACGTAATTTGTCAGATTCTCGGCCACAATGTCCATAATTCACTCATAAAAGCATAGTTTCTGGTTCTCTAATTTGAATAATACCTCCATGTTGGTATTGAGTCACCCTGATTGACTTTCCCCATAAGATGGCCTAACTCGGTCATGTTATGTTGGACGAATTAGAAATTGGGACGAGCTCTCGTGAGTCCATATTTAAATCTATCTCAACCTATTGGATTTTGTACTCAATTTCTTAAACATGAGATCTCTAAAGTCGAGATGTTTTAAAGGAAAATATAAGATTGTACTCTCTCAAGAATGAGATCAGAGGCGAGATCGACTTATACACATAAATACTCTCTCATACTTATCAAttgtttatggttttttattgctttgtaatttagatatttttaattattaaatatgatgCTTTTTTAATTGtatgattttttttctattttttagcatttatatttaatttttgcaTTAATTTTATTCTTTGCAATAACAACTATTTGTACCCACAGATGATACTatctctgttttttattataaattgttttgtacttttcacacatattaagaaaaatataattgTTATACGAaattgagaaattatgaaggtttttacaaaattatcattCATTAATGATATCGAaaagataaatttaaataattgaaaggaaagagaataataaatatttaagaatataatagaaaaaatatcatTGATTATTCATTGAAATCATAAAGTGAATAGATCATACAAAATGACGATTTATTATGTGTTAGACAGGAAGGTACATGAACCCCAAAGAAAACCCTTATGAAGAAAAATTGTCACCTTCAATTATACCACATTACAATTTCTCACAGGTAATTAAGCAAAACTCTTGTTTCATGGATACAAATATAATTGTTATAAGAGATATAAGTTTAGAAAAATATGAACCTCTCTTAAACTTTCTCTTTAGTTTTTGCATCCTGCAGCAGCTTCAATTAACATAAACAAGAACATAAGGAAAGTATATTTCAACAATATTCTCCCAGTTTTTATTGCTTCTGGAGATGATGGCAATTATGCACAAACTGCAACCAATGATCTTACAATATTGCAGGTAAAATCATCTATAACCATAATTGGAAAAGTGTGGTTTGAGACAATTTTTTCCTATTCTTTAAAATTTACACAGGCCATCTCCAAAAGGATTCATTATGGAAAATTTGTAGCTGAGACAAAGTTCAGAAAATCTCCTCATGACTATGAGCCTTTAATTCGTGCCAAGGTACATATAATGCTCTCCTCTTTAACCATAACTATGCATGGTCACTAAATTGAAGAAAATGTTAGtagattttttttatcttttgagtCATTATTATTTTTGCTTAATCGTTTTTAGATACTCGTTTTTTAAAAGTTTAACTTGATTTTTTTACATTGTTACTTATTGTGTAAAAATTGAAGTTGTAAGTGATTTGGTTTTGTAGGACAGAGAAACATTGATGAGTTTGTTGGTAGATAAGAGAGTAGAAAAGATGGTTCTAAAGAGAGTTGAAAAGAAGGCAATGGTGTTTGGTCAAGAAGTGAGCCTTGATCCTAATGTCAAAGGAAAATACAAGGTTGATCCATCAATTGTTTATAGTTTGTATAAAAAATGGATAATACCCATGACAAAAGATGTTGAAGTCGAGTATTTGTTACGTCGTCTAGATTGAAGCCATTTATTTCATAAATAGAATAAcaatttactttttttattttttatgttttaattatatttatatgtaacaaatttaaaaaaaaaaattgtagcggctaaagttcaataataaaggaaataagatTTGCTCAAGTAATGATGGTAAGAGATCTTGTGTTGTTTCCGTGAAACCTTTGTTTCTCCTTTAACCATGGATGTTAAGGCACTTATATAAATCATATGGGCTCAGTTAGTGGTAGTTCCTATCATCCCACTATCAAAAACGTGGGGCAGAGGAAACTCTTTCCCTAACTCAAGGAAAGATGGTTTCCCCCCACCATTCATATTCCCTCACTATTACTTTACATGTGGTAAATGGACAGGTCATGGATAATGGACCTCAAGCGTCAGTTAGGACAAAACATGTAACATTAAACATTTCTAATGATCGATCCACCTTGGAAATTTAAGTCAACAAAGAACCCTAGGTTCGTCAAAACGTAAGTTTTACGATGTGACATACTAATTTAATACGTGAAAATGACCACCAAAAGAAGACGAGACATTATTGTTCCATGAACCATCACACAAAATACAACTTGAATCTTGTACAAAATATGATAGAGTTATTGCTTCTTAAGATAACCCAACAAGCATCAAAACCACTATGAAGAAAATGATCTCACAAATTCTCTCCAAAGTCACAATCTCTTAAGCCCTCTAAGATAAATAGACTAACATGAAGAACATAAACATAAACTATTATGTTCTAATTAAGTTGTACCATGATCGTCTTTCCATCGCCATTAGGACAATTAATGCCTTCATTGAAGCCAAAATATCTAAGTTCACCAACCCGACTTCCCCGACCAACTGATTACATTCCATTACTTAAGCATTGTTCGATATCTCAAAAATCGTTAGATCTACACATTTCTTATATTCTAATATATATAAGACATCAATGCATAAATATCGAATATAATTATAATTGATATGGTAAATATTTGATATTCTAATAATGACAtctaaaataaaaagatttgaaatttctcTTATACTCTAGAGATTGTGAATGTTAAAttggatattattattattttaaattttggaaGTTGGTCcccgtatttttttatttttacatatagacctttaaaatttttcaaaaattataaagTTGTCCTTAATGATTTCCAAAATTTACAAATTAATtcctttaaatttttaaaaattgaaatttagttcttattttctaaatttaaaatttgggcttaaattttataaaattataaaaatgactccaaaatttAACAATTAATCATTTTAATACTCTGtctaaactaatttttttaaatgaatgaatttcaattgaaccattaaaataacttaaaatttaaattttttaataaaaaaataatgatcacATCCAAACAAACTCTTAGTGTGAGTTTCACCACTAAATTTTTTACAGCCCCCCTCTCACACAGATACTCTGACCCACCCAACCCAACACGTCATCCCACCCCATGTTCTTTATTATATTCATTGTTTAGAGTAGCACAACGACAATAGGCATGTTTTTCCAATCAAAGGTCATGAGTTCAATTCTTCGTTTCATatctta
Encoded proteins:
- the LOC131655165 gene encoding chorismate mutase 2-like, with the protein product MFRFLVVVAVITMLVSCTVTHRMEKSGEYTLESVRESLIRQEDTIIFSLIERARFPLNSPTYQRNYSSVLNFSGSLFDFILHQTEDIQAKTGRYMNPKENPYEEKLSPSIIPHYNFSQFLHPAAASININKNIRKVYFNNILPVFIASGDDGNYAQTATNDLTILQAISKRIHYGKFVAETKFRKSPHDYEPLIRAKDRETLMSLLVDKRVEKMVLKRVEKKAMVFGQEVSLDPNVKGKYKVDPSIVYSLYKKWIIPMTKDVEVEYLLRRLD